One genomic window of Salvia miltiorrhiza cultivar Shanhuang (shh) chromosome 4, IMPLAD_Smil_shh, whole genome shotgun sequence includes the following:
- the LOC131022910 gene encoding uncharacterized protein LOC131022910: MDASKQSLLPYSFKSNKLLSSPAPSDRKVSDSNPDPLIVKTPGKPTNQLRRLHNRSMALSISDARKLAMKLQKRGSDPPARIDAVSILEEEEIAKLKKPDAAYIELPTKYERLMVGRGVADAGGRALVFANLLTRRKYKLPKQD, from the exons ATGGATGCCAGTAAACAGTCGTTGTTGCCTTATTCGTTCAAGTCGAATAAGCTTTTGAGCTCGCCTGCGCCGTCGGATCGGAAGGTTTCTGATTCGAACCCGGACCCGCTGATCGTGAAGACCCCCGGGAAGCCGACAAACCAACTGCGGAGACTGCACAACCGCAGCATGGCTTTGTCGATTTCGGATGCCAGAAAACTGGCGATGAAGCTCCAGAAACGGGGATCCGATCCGCCTGCGAGAATCGATGCAGTTTCGATTTTGGAAGAAGAGGAGATTGCGAAGCTGAAGAAGCCTGATGCTGCTTATATAGAGCTTCCGACAAA ATACGAGCGTCTAATGGTAGGGAGAGGGGTGGCCGACGCCGGAGGAAGGGCGTTGGTGTTCGCTAatttattaacacgccgcaagt ATAAActaccaaagcaagactaa